In the genome of Deltaproteobacteria bacterium, the window ATGTCTGCCGAATCAGATACCTGATAAGATAGATGTTGATGTTACCAGTCTTATAATCGGACATTCTATCCATGTAAAGGATATTACATTACCGCAGGGTTTAAAGATAGCAGGCGACCCAAATCAGACTATAGTCCTTGTAGCTGCACCAACTGAAGAGGTGGCAGTAAAGACCGCTGAAGAGATACAGGCTGAACTGGCAAAGTCGTTTGAAGAAAAGGAAAAACCAGAAGAAAAGCCTGTCCATGCAGGCAGTAAGCAGGGAAAGGAAGAGGAGAAGAAGAAGTAACTGGCAATGGGCAATAGGCTAGCGGCAATAGGAAAAACCTATAGCCCATCGCCAATAGCCTATAGCCGAATTTTATGTATCTTATTATCGGTCTTGGAAATCCTGGCGCAAGATATGAATTTACAAGGCATAATATAGGGTTTCTGGCTGTTGATTATATTGCAGATAGTTTTGACATATCTTTAAACAAAAAAAGCCGCAAGGCAGTCTGGGGGAAGGGCTGTATCTCTGGGAAAGAGGTCATCATTGCCAAGCCTCAGACATTTATGAATCTAAGCGGTGAGGCTGTAAAATCCCTTGCTGATTTTTTTCATATAGAAACAAAAGATATTATTGTTATATATGATGATGTTGACCTTGATTTCGGGACTGTAAGGATAAAGAAAAGCGGCGGAAGCGGCGGACACAGGGGCATGGAATCCATAATCGGGCAATTAGGGACAAAAGACTTTCCAAGGATAAGATTAGGGATAGGAAGACCTGAAAAACAGGGTCAAGGGGCAAGGGGCAAGGGGCAAGAAGATACAGCCGATTATGTGTTAAGTCCGTTTAGTTTTGAAGAAGAAGAAAGACTGCCTGAAATATTTAACAGAACAAAAGAGGCAGTTGTGACAATATTAGAACACGGTGTTGAAAAGGCAATGAATAAATTCAATAAAAATAGGCAATAGGCAATAGGCTATAGGCAATGGGGCGATATGTTTTAACCCATAGCCTATAGCCCATGCCCATAGCCTGTATTCATTAAGGAGGCAACATGCAGCAATTAGTTAGTTTTGCGCCGCTCTTCGGTGCAGCAGGTCTTGTTATGGCATTCCTGATATACGGTTACATCAAGAAACAGCCTGACGGCAATGAAAGGATGAGGGAGATAGCCG includes:
- a CDS encoding aminoacyl-tRNA hydrolase, coding for MYLIIGLGNPGARYEFTRHNIGFLAVDYIADSFDISLNKKSRKAVWGKGCISGKEVIIAKPQTFMNLSGEAVKSLADFFHIETKDIIVIYDDVDLDFGTVRIKKSGGSGGHRGMESIIGQLGTKDFPRIRLGIGRPEKQGQGARGKGQEDTADYVLSPFSFEEEERLPEIFNRTKEAVVTILEHGVEKAMNKFNKNRQ